One part of the Parasphingorhabdus sp. SCSIO 66989 genome encodes these proteins:
- a CDS encoding 4-(cytidine 5'-diphospho)-2-C-methyl-D-erythritol kinase: MPSELSQIAPAKLNLALHVRRRRDDGYHDLETLFCFLGHGDCLTVGAADALSLEIVGPFADELAVDEDNLVLRAARLMAGQAACAAKAHIILEKNLPIASGIGGGSADAAAALRLLNRLWGLDWSPVRLAELGLALGADVPVCVHSRYCEAQGVGDVMTFSAPILPDNTPILLVNPKQAISTPAIFKGWDGIDKGALPKARSLTALQHEMRNDLTPSAVAICPEIKRILDALGETNAELVRMSGSGATCFAVYADTAKRDAAQRTIETRFPDYWTLASHTLNHDF, from the coding sequence ATGCCATCTGAGCTTAGCCAGATAGCGCCAGCAAAGTTAAACCTCGCGCTGCATGTAAGACGGCGGCGCGACGATGGCTATCATGATCTGGAAACGCTGTTCTGCTTTCTGGGTCATGGTGATTGCCTGACCGTGGGCGCGGCAGATGCGCTTTCGCTGGAGATTGTCGGGCCATTTGCTGATGAACTGGCGGTGGACGAGGATAATCTCGTCCTGCGCGCCGCACGCCTTATGGCTGGGCAGGCAGCTTGTGCGGCCAAAGCGCATATCATTCTGGAGAAGAACTTACCCATAGCCTCGGGCATTGGCGGTGGTTCGGCAGATGCGGCGGCTGCCCTGCGGTTGCTCAATCGCCTTTGGGGGCTGGACTGGTCGCCGGTACGTCTCGCTGAGCTCGGACTGGCGCTGGGTGCGGATGTCCCGGTCTGCGTGCATAGCCGCTATTGCGAAGCGCAGGGTGTGGGTGACGTCATGACGTTCAGTGCGCCTATATTGCCGGACAATACCCCGATATTGCTGGTGAATCCGAAGCAAGCGATTTCCACTCCGGCGATCTTCAAAGGCTGGGATGGTATCGACAAAGGGGCATTGCCTAAAGCCCGTTCACTGACAGCATTGCAGCATGAGATGCGCAATGATCTGACGCCATCGGCGGTTGCGATCTGCCCAGAAATTAAGCGGATATTGGATGCTTTGGGTGAGACCAATGCCGAACTGGTCCGCATGTCCGGCTCCGGTGCTACCTGTTTTGCCGTCTATGCCGATACAGCCAAGCGCGATGCGGCGCAGCGGACGATAGAAACACGCTTTCCCGACTATTGGACGTTGGCCAGCCATACGCTGAACCATGACTTTTAA
- a CDS encoding lytic transglycosylase domain-containing protein: MGKSLIGLSLAACVALPAAPAMATAPATTSFDYYAEHGPSQDSKNALSRSERGRARDFFAALDRQDWARAQELADTAKDDLLSPIFRAELYLAANSPRVEREPLEKLLRDAPYIPQAAQLSRLAERRGATNISLYDAQRHLSYHKGPPVRGKPRSVKGGNSLHKHHAGAILDAIKDSNPDRAMRYFESVDDGIDDASRTEWLQRISWSYYIENQPQKALDVSSQAITGSGPWLADSHWVHGLAAWRLKDYARAEHAFHRAGTFASNPELMSAGYYWASRAAMRSGQPAKVEASLRAAAQQKDALYSLLAREALGMPLASQTVSTELTSDERKALQRSPNAKMALALSSLGRDSLADELIRHEARRANGLDHDILVKIAGQMAMPRLQAWLGHYAPDNATPTDLANFPAPSWTPVNGWKVDPALVYAHVWQESAFRTNAVSPANARGLMQLRPGTAKDMARAYSLDVSTADLNKPEVNLALGQLYLETLSKRTETQGLLPKVMAAYNAGMVPVGRWNSTIQDQDDPLLYIESIPYYETRAYVGTVMRNYWKYEAQAGISSQSAHGMAQGLWPRFPNRNGSELVRLSEVHSGGD; encoded by the coding sequence ATGGGTAAATCGCTGATAGGACTTAGTCTGGCGGCTTGTGTGGCTTTACCCGCCGCACCTGCCATGGCTACTGCTCCGGCAACCACTAGCTTTGATTATTATGCCGAACATGGTCCATCGCAAGACAGCAAGAATGCATTGTCACGCTCAGAACGCGGGCGCGCGCGCGATTTCTTCGCCGCGCTGGATCGTCAGGACTGGGCACGCGCGCAGGAGCTTGCAGATACCGCGAAAGATGATTTGCTCTCGCCGATCTTCCGTGCCGAGCTTTATCTAGCGGCTAACTCGCCTCGCGTGGAGCGCGAGCCATTGGAAAAGCTTTTGCGCGATGCGCCCTATATTCCGCAAGCTGCGCAGTTGAGCCGCCTTGCCGAGAGGCGCGGCGCCACCAATATTTCGCTATATGACGCCCAGCGTCACCTCTCTTATCACAAAGGTCCGCCGGTGCGCGGCAAGCCCCGCTCGGTAAAGGGCGGGAACAGTCTGCACAAACACCATGCCGGTGCCATTCTGGACGCGATCAAGGACAGCAACCCCGATCGGGCTATGCGCTATTTTGAGTCCGTTGATGATGGCATTGACGATGCAAGCCGCACCGAGTGGCTTCAGCGTATTTCCTGGTCCTATTATATTGAAAACCAGCCACAAAAGGCTCTCGATGTTTCGTCACAGGCGATCACCGGCTCTGGCCCATGGCTCGCTGACAGCCATTGGGTGCATGGTCTCGCGGCATGGCGTTTGAAAGACTATGCACGGGCCGAGCACGCCTTTCATCGCGCTGGCACCTTCGCCAGCAATCCCGAGCTGATGAGCGCGGGCTATTATTGGGCATCGCGCGCGGCGATGCGTTCTGGCCAACCTGCAAAGGTGGAAGCCTCACTGCGCGCGGCCGCACAGCAGAAGGATGCTCTCTACAGCCTGCTGGCACGCGAGGCGCTGGGTATGCCGCTGGCCAGCCAGACCGTCAGCACCGAGCTGACCTCTGATGAACGCAAGGCGCTGCAACGCAGTCCCAATGCAAAGATGGCGCTCGCTCTCTCCAGCCTGGGCCGCGACAGCCTTGCCGATGAGCTGATCCGCCATGAAGCGCGCCGCGCCAATGGTCTGGATCATGATATCTTGGTCAAGATCGCCGGACAGATGGCAATGCCGCGCCTGCAGGCCTGGCTCGGCCATTATGCACCGGACAATGCTACGCCGACTGATCTTGCCAATTTCCCGGCACCATCATGGACGCCGGTCAATGGCTGGAAGGTCGACCCGGCGCTGGTCTATGCCCATGTCTGGCAGGAATCGGCGTTCCGCACCAATGCTGTCAGCCCGGCCAATGCCCGCGGTCTGATGCAGCTGCGTCCCGGCACCGCCAAGGATATGGCGCGCGCCTATAGTCTCGATGTCTCCACCGCAGATCTTAACAAGCCGGAGGTCAATCTGGCGCTGGGTCAGTTGTATCTCGAGACCCTCAGCAAGCGCACCGAAACACAGGGCCTGCTGCCAAAAGTCATGGCGGCCTATAATGCCGGCATGGTTCCGGTCGGTCGCTGGAACAGCACCATCCAGGATCAGGACGATCCGCTGCTCTATATCGAATCCATCCCCTATTATGAAACCCGCGCCTATGTTGGCACCGTGATGCGCAACTATTGGAAATATGAGGCCCAGGCAGGCATCTCTTCCCAGAGCGCTCATGGCATGGCGCAGGGCCTGTGGCCGCGCTTCCCCAATCGCAATGGCAGCGAGCTGGTGCGGCTGAGCGAGGTACATAGCGGTGGCGATTGA
- a CDS encoding uracil-DNA glycosylase family protein, with translation MSDNSAPNAADTMSAEALQSYWEWWQELGVDQDYVEAPQGWFEEETAPAPINPKPSSTRQTPKPIARVEEQKPPPDTDIALPDTLDALLQWWPESDALKTVSGIGPSIAPTVQAKPRLLVISDMPDEDDSDALFSGAAGTMLDAILHAIGISRNHCAFVSILPQYCADADAELSTRPFWRKLVAHQTGLLQPEYVMLCSKTANMAVTEKDLAENRRSLRFINLNGGNIPASASFHPRSLAKTPAIKGSAWRDWLRLKGLMNG, from the coding sequence ATGAGCGATAATTCTGCCCCCAATGCCGCTGACACCATGTCCGCTGAGGCGCTGCAAAGCTATTGGGAGTGGTGGCAAGAACTGGGCGTTGATCAGGATTATGTCGAAGCACCACAAGGCTGGTTTGAAGAAGAGACTGCGCCTGCACCAATCAATCCCAAGCCTTCCTCGACTAGACAGACACCAAAGCCTATTGCAAGAGTTGAAGAACAAAAGCCTCCACCAGATACGGACATCGCACTCCCCGATACGCTGGATGCTCTGTTGCAATGGTGGCCCGAGAGCGACGCACTGAAAACAGTCAGCGGCATAGGCCCGAGCATAGCGCCGACAGTACAGGCCAAACCCAGATTGCTGGTCATCAGCGATATGCCGGATGAGGACGATAGTGATGCTTTGTTCTCCGGCGCGGCTGGTACCATGCTTGATGCGATATTGCATGCCATTGGAATCTCTCGGAATCATTGCGCATTTGTCAGCATATTGCCGCAATATTGCGCTGACGCTGACGCAGAACTCAGCACGAGACCGTTCTGGCGCAAACTGGTCGCGCATCAGACCGGATTGCTTCAGCCAGAATATGTGATGCTTTGCAGCAAGACCGCAAATATGGCTGTGACCGAAAAAGACCTTGCCGAGAATCGCAGGTCTTTACGCTTTATTAACCTTAACGGCGGCAATATTCCGGCAAGCGCCAGCTTCCATCCGCGTTCCCTGGCCAAAACACCGGCGATAAAGGGATCGGCTTGGAGAGACTGGCTCAGGCTGAAGGGACTGATGAATGGGTAA
- a CDS encoding PA0069 family radical SAM protein has protein sequence MAKAVPDPHSNRSSETGEGVVAPGPDANRHVHKGRGAASNITSSRFDDKQANMDGDWRDAQEQIDGKQPRPRTQVHVEKPRTIITRNKSPDIPFDRSINAYRGCEHGCIYCYARPTHAYHNLSPGLDFETQLFAKPNAADLLLTELAKPGYIVQPLAIGTNTDPYQPIEDRYRITRSILQVCLDTLHPIGITTKSNRVTDDIDLLAELARRQLTAVAISITTLDSRTARIMEPRAPSPLKRLDAVRRLSAAGIFTNINIAPIIPAITDHELENIAMEAARAGAKGIAAIPVRLPHEVAPLFEEWLDAHYPDRAKKVMSIIQSLRGGRKNDPRFFNRFRGQGPWAELLATRMTALRRKYGMDKTRYSLRTDLFIPPRHHGAQGDFGF, from the coding sequence ATGGCAAAAGCTGTTCCCGATCCCCACTCCAACCGCTCTTCAGAGACGGGCGAAGGCGTGGTTGCGCCGGGGCCCGACGCCAATCGCCACGTTCATAAAGGCCGGGGCGCGGCCAGCAACATCACCTCCTCACGCTTTGACGATAAACAAGCCAACATGGATGGTGACTGGCGCGATGCGCAGGAACAGATTGACGGCAAACAGCCGCGCCCACGCACCCAGGTGCATGTCGAAAAGCCGCGCACTATCATCACCCGCAACAAATCCCCCGATATTCCCTTTGACCGATCGATCAATGCCTATCGCGGCTGTGAGCATGGCTGCATCTATTGCTATGCCCGTCCGACCCATGCCTATCACAACCTGTCTCCGGGATTGGATTTTGAAACCCAGCTTTTTGCCAAACCCAATGCCGCCGACCTGTTGCTGACCGAACTGGCCAAGCCTGGCTATATTGTGCAGCCGCTGGCGATCGGCACCAATACTGACCCTTATCAGCCGATTGAAGACCGCTATCGCATTACCCGTTCTATTTTGCAGGTCTGTCTCGACACGCTGCATCCCATTGGCATTACCACCAAATCGAACCGCGTGACCGATGATATCGATCTGCTGGCAGAATTGGCGCGCAGACAGCTTACCGCGGTCGCCATTTCTATCACCACGCTCGACAGTAGGACAGCACGGATTATGGAACCACGCGCGCCCTCCCCGCTTAAGCGTCTGGACGCTGTGCGGCGGCTGTCGGCAGCGGGTATCTTCACCAATATCAATATCGCCCCGATTATCCCGGCGATCACCGATCATGAGCTGGAAAACATCGCCATGGAAGCCGCAAGAGCCGGGGCCAAAGGCATTGCCGCCATTCCTGTCCGCCTGCCACATGAGGTCGCGCCCTTATTCGAGGAATGGCTCGACGCCCATTATCCCGACCGCGCCAAAAAGGTGATGAGCATCATTCAATCGCTGCGCGGCGGCCGCAAAAATGATCCACGCTTCTTCAACCGCTTTCGCGGACAGGGGCCATGGGCGGAGTTGCTCGCCACACGCATGACCGCCTTGCGCCGCAAATACGGTATGGACAAAACCCGCTACAGCCTGCGTACCGACCTGTTCATCCCGCCCCGCCACCATGGTGCACAAGGCGATTTCGGGTTTTAG
- a CDS encoding long-chain fatty acid--CoA ligase: MLGAMQDFDLRVMHLLDHAEREHGDREIISYWADGSETRSSWGEVARDARRLAKALTAMGLRKTDRVATLAMNHSRHLVSWYGAIGMGGVIHTVNPRLFEDQLEYIMNHAEDKVLLYDAMFQPIIDKMKDKWTTIEHYICYDPPAGSDVQGFEALLDTQDDDFAWVTGDERDPCMLCYTSGTTGNPKGVLYEHRSTVIHAIAEIQPAVFDLSPASVALPVVPMFHAAAWGLPFASAVAGVKIVYSAVNDPAVLTMLMNREKVTHSAGVPTVWLAMFQHMDATGEQPQHLQVVTIGGSAAPRAMCERIMKMGCRVNHAWGMTETSPIGTMGAPAPGWDELSLDEQLDVVTKQGKVPFGVELRVVDDDDNVQPRDGQSSGRLQIRGPWVVKRYFKAEEHSLTEDGWFDTGDVAVIHPDNVMQITDRSKDVIKSGGEWISSVELENAAVGMEGVAEAAAIGLPHPKWDERPLLIVVPNEGATLEPDAVKGYLSDKIAKWWMPDDVVFVDELPHTATGKILKTALREQFKDHVLSSVEG, translated from the coding sequence ATGCTGGGTGCGATGCAGGATTTTGATTTGCGGGTGATGCATTTGCTCGACCATGCCGAGCGTGAGCATGGCGACAGGGAGATCATATCCTATTGGGCCGATGGCAGCGAGACGCGCAGCAGTTGGGGCGAGGTGGCCCGCGATGCGCGGCGTCTGGCCAAGGCACTGACCGCTATGGGCCTGCGGAAAACGGATCGCGTTGCCACTTTGGCGATGAACCATAGCCGCCATCTGGTGAGCTGGTATGGCGCGATTGGCATGGGTGGGGTGATCCACACCGTTAACCCGCGGCTGTTCGAGGATCAGCTCGAATATATCATGAACCATGCCGAGGATAAGGTGCTGCTCTATGATGCGATGTTCCAGCCGATCATCGACAAGATGAAGGACAAATGGACCACCATCGAGCATTATATCTGCTATGACCCACCTGCGGGCTCCGATGTTCAGGGTTTCGAGGCGCTGCTCGACACACAGGATGATGATTTTGCCTGGGTGACCGGCGATGAGCGCGATCCTTGCATGCTTTGCTATACCAGCGGCACCACGGGCAATCCCAAGGGCGTGCTGTATGAGCATCGCTCGACAGTGATCCATGCCATAGCCGAGATACAGCCGGCGGTGTTTGATTTATCGCCTGCCTCGGTGGCGCTGCCGGTGGTGCCGATGTTCCATGCGGCGGCCTGGGGCCTGCCTTTTGCCAGCGCGGTTGCGGGCGTGAAGATCGTCTATTCGGCGGTGAATGACCCGGCGGTGCTGACCATGTTGATGAACCGCGAAAAGGTAACCCACAGCGCCGGGGTGCCGACGGTCTGGCTTGCCATGTTCCAACATATGGACGCGACCGGCGAGCAGCCACAGCATCTGCAGGTGGTGACCATCGGTGGTTCTGCGGCACCGCGTGCCATGTGTGAGCGGATTATGAAAATGGGCTGCCGCGTCAATCATGCCTGGGGCATGACCGAGACCTCGCCCATTGGCACCATGGGCGCGCCTGCGCCGGGCTGGGATGAGCTAAGCCTGGACGAGCAACTTGATGTCGTTACCAAGCAGGGCAAAGTGCCATTTGGTGTTGAACTGCGCGTCGTCGATGATGACGACAATGTCCAGCCGCGCGATGGCCAGTCGAGCGGACGGCTGCAAATTCGCGGTCCCTGGGTGGTGAAGCGCTATTTCAAGGCCGAGGAGCATTCGCTGACCGAGGATGGCTGGTTCGATACCGGCGATGTCGCTGTGATCCATCCCGACAATGTGATGCAGATTACCGACCGCTCCAAAGATGTGATCAAGTCCGGCGGCGAGTGGATCAGCTCGGTCGAGTTGGAAAATGCCGCTGTCGGCATGGAAGGCGTGGCCGAAGCCGCGGCCATTGGCCTGCCGCACCCCAAATGGGACGAGCGGCCTTTGCTGATCGTGGTGCCCAATGAAGGTGCAACGCTGGAGCCGGACGCGGTGAAGGGGTATCTCTCCGACAAGATCGCCAAATGGTGGATGCCCGATGATGTGGTGTTCGTCGATGAACTGCCGCACACGGCGACCGGCAAGATCCTGAAGACGGCTTTGCGCGAGCAGTTTAAGGATCATGTGCTTTCGAGTGTTGAGGGGTAG
- the moaB gene encoding molybdenum cofactor biosynthesis protein B has protein sequence MAIDESRRFLPINIALLTVSDTRTPDTDSSGDILADRIKAAGHHLQARAIEKDDKQKLVARLLNWIDDRDVDAIISTGGTGLTGRDVTPEALDQVKKKDIPGFGELFRWLSYEHIGTSTIQSRACAVLARGTYIFALPGSNGAVKDGWDGILQYQLDSRYRPCNFVELMPRLSEK, from the coding sequence GTGGCGATTGACGAGAGCCGCCGGTTCCTCCCGATCAATATCGCGCTTTTGACCGTTTCCGACACGCGCACCCCTGATACCGACAGTTCCGGTGATATCTTGGCCGACCGCATCAAAGCTGCTGGCCATCACCTGCAGGCCCGCGCCATTGAGAAAGACGATAAGCAAAAGCTGGTCGCGCGCCTCTTAAACTGGATTGATGATCGCGATGTTGATGCGATCATCAGCACCGGCGGTACCGGCCTCACTGGTCGCGATGTGACACCCGAGGCGCTGGACCAGGTCAAGAAGAAGGATATCCCTGGCTTTGGCGAGCTGTTCCGCTGGCTGAGCTATGAACATATCGGCACATCAACCATCCAATCGCGCGCCTGCGCGGTCTTGGCGCGCGGAACCTATATCTTCGCCCTGCCCGGTTCCAATGGCGCGGTGAAAGATGGCTGGGACGGCATTTTGCAATATCAGCTCGATAGCCGCTATCGCCCCTGCAATTTCGTCGAACTGATGCCCAGACTGTCGGAGAAATAG
- a CDS encoding electron transfer flavoprotein-ubiquinone oxidoreductase codes for MSERESMPYDVVIVGGGPAGLSAAIRLKQLAAESGNDIDVCILEKGSEIGAHILSGAVIDPRSLDELIPDWREKDCPMAQTPVTDNQHWILTKTKKYEIPHFLLPSFMNNKGTYTGSLGNLCRWLAEQAEELGVEIFPGFAAAEILYNEDGSVKGVATGDMGIARDGSKKPDYEPGLELHAKYTFFAEGVRGHLTKILKKQFSLDSDSEPQVYGLGIKELWDIPADKHFPGRVIHSQGWPLTEGSNGGGFLYHQADGQVALGFVTWLNYKNPHLRPFEEMQRWKTHPEIRAILEGGKRVSYGARAINDGGLQSIPKLTFPGGALIGCSAGFLNVPRIKGTHTAMKSGMMAAEAAFAAIHEQRSSDELTAYTDAFESSWVKTELSKVRNVVPLVKKFGDTLGSFFAGITMWGEHLGIKMPFTMGHKPDHTYLVRKEHAHEIEYPKPDNVISFDRLSSVFLSNTNHEEDQPVHLTLKDADIPIAHNLPLYDEPAQRYCPAGVYEVVEEDDGSKRFQINAQNCVHCKTCDIKDPTQNINWVTPEGGGGPNYPNM; via the coding sequence ATGAGCGAACGGGAATCCATGCCTTATGACGTGGTGATTGTTGGCGGCGGCCCGGCGGGTCTGTCGGCGGCGATCCGATTGAAGCAGCTTGCCGCTGAATCAGGCAATGACATTGACGTCTGCATATTGGAAAAAGGTTCGGAAATCGGCGCGCATATCCTGTCCGGCGCGGTGATTGATCCGCGCTCGCTCGATGAGCTTATCCCCGATTGGCGCGAAAAAGACTGTCCGATGGCGCAGACACCGGTGACGGATAACCAGCACTGGATCCTCACCAAGACCAAAAAGTACGAAATTCCGCACTTTCTGCTGCCCTCGTTCATGAACAATAAGGGCACCTATACCGGCTCACTCGGCAATCTCTGCCGCTGGCTGGCGGAGCAGGCGGAAGAGCTGGGTGTCGAGATTTTCCCTGGCTTTGCTGCTGCGGAAATTCTTTATAACGAAGATGGTTCGGTTAAAGGTGTTGCCACTGGCGATATGGGCATTGCGCGTGATGGCAGCAAAAAGCCCGACTATGAGCCTGGTTTGGAGCTGCACGCAAAATATACCTTCTTTGCAGAGGGTGTGCGTGGACATCTTACAAAGATTCTCAAGAAGCAGTTTTCGCTGGATTCGGACAGTGAGCCGCAGGTTTATGGCCTCGGTATCAAGGAACTTTGGGATATTCCTGCCGACAAGCATTTCCCCGGCCGCGTTATTCACTCACAGGGCTGGCCACTGACTGAAGGCTCCAATGGCGGTGGTTTCCTCTATCATCAGGCCGATGGTCAGGTAGCGCTCGGCTTTGTCACCTGGCTTAACTATAAAAACCCGCATTTGCGCCCATTTGAAGAGATGCAGCGCTGGAAAACCCACCCGGAAATCCGCGCTATTCTCGAAGGCGGCAAGCGTGTTTCCTATGGCGCGCGCGCGATCAATGATGGCGGGTTGCAATCCATCCCCAAGCTGACCTTCCCCGGCGGTGCACTGATCGGCTGTTCTGCCGGTTTCCTCAACGTGCCGCGTATCAAGGGCACGCATACCGCGATGAAATCAGGCATGATGGCCGCAGAAGCCGCTTTTGCCGCGATCCACGAGCAGCGCAGCAGCGATGAGCTGACCGCCTATACGGATGCTTTTGAAAGCAGCTGGGTCAAGACCGAGCTCAGCAAGGTGCGCAATGTCGTGCCGCTGGTGAAGAAGTTCGGCGATACGCTGGGATCATTCTTTGCTGGTATCACCATGTGGGGTGAGCATCTGGGTATCAAAATGCCGTTCACTATGGGCCATAAGCCTGATCACACCTATCTGGTGCGCAAAGAGCATGCGCATGAGATTGAATACCCCAAGCCAGATAATGTCATCAGTTTTGATCGTCTGTCTTCGGTGTTTCTCTCCAATACCAATCATGAAGAGGATCAGCCGGTTCACCTGACGCTGAAAGACGCCGATATCCCGATTGCGCACAATCTGCCGCTCTATGATGAGCCTGCTCAGCGCTATTGCCCGGCGGGTGTTTATGAGGTGGTGGAAGAAGATGACGGCTCCAAACGCTTCCAGATCAATGCGCAGAACTGCGTCCATTGCAAAACCTGCGACATCAAGGACCCGACCCAGAATATCAACTGGGTAACGCCCGAAGGCGGGGGCGGGCCAAACTATCCCAATATGTGA